The following are encoded in a window of Brettanomyces bruxellensis chromosome 9, complete sequence genomic DNA:
- the RPS17A gene encoding ribosomal protein S17A yields the protein MGRVRTKTVKRAAKTLIEKYYPKLTLDFETNKRLCDEIAEIQTKRLRNKIAGYTTHLMKRIQKGPVRGISFKLQEEEREKKDQYVPEVSALDLSQSKGLLFVDADTDKMIKSLGFKIPTSVNTISSNRVPRRFRK from the exons ATG GGTAGAGTTAGAACCAAGACCGTTAAGAGAGCTGCTAAGACTCTTATTGAGAAGTACTATCCAAAGTTGACCTTGGACTTCGAGACCAACAAGAGACTTTGTGATGAGATCGCTGAGATCCAGACCAAGAGATTGAGAAACAAGATCGCTGGTTACACCACccatttgatgaagagaatTCAGAAGGGACCAGTTAGAGGTATTTCTTTCAAGTTGCAGGAAGAGgagagagagaagaaggacCAGTATGTTCCAGAGGTCTCTGCTTTGGACCTTTCGCAGTCCAAGGGTCTATTGTTTGTGGATGCTGACACTGACAAGATGATCAAGTCTTTGGGCTTCAAGATTCCAACCTCTGTTAACACTATCTCTTCTAACAGAGTTCCAAGAAGATTCAGAAAGTAA
- a CDS encoding uncharacterized protein (MEROPS:MER0001010), translated as MYSLQSTLRHTDVLNFGLVARRTAAVWQRPIIAVNTVSRSQFPHSVRGGSKFYSTSIYASRKASRFFAPLPYQCEALCGNGCFSSSKNFHIKNLAVRKLGSLVAKNNSTQIYHLANTLNTSFHFLPKKNKVSFSIVQIDQQRELSSIAKMSATKKADDSGRQVLPKNVKPIEYTLKLEPNFETFKFDGDELLELEVVEDSDFISLNTLEIDIKETTLLTASGKEIKPESVKEDKEEQYTTFKFSPASSLKKGDHVKLSIKFVGELNDKMAGFYRSTYEEDGKTKYLATTQMEATDCRRAFPCIDEPNQKAKFSITLVGDKNLTYLSNMDIKEEHSVSETKKEVVFNTTPKMSTYLVAFIVGDLRSVESEYKFRDVPVKVYTTPGYETKGQYAAELAAHALEYYEQCFGIKYPLPKMDMVGIHDFTAGAMENWGLVTYRMVDLLYEKGKSTTDIKFRVAEVVDHELAHQWFGNYCTLDFWDSLWLNESFATYMSWKCCDHFHPEWNVWDNFVGESLQYALGMDSLKSSHPIEVPVKRADEINQIFDAISYEKGSAVLRMLANWLGDDTFIKGVSLYLTRHAWSNAKTSALWAALSEVSGKDVEGTMKIWTESVGYPLVTVKEADGKVSIEQHRFLRTGDVKPEDDKTLFPIFVGLKTENGLDESIILNQRSEKLQVDAGSFFKINGNSNGVYRVNYEPERWAKLGDSASKLSVEDRIGLVADAGALSTPGYSKTSNLLSLVSGWKSEPSYFVWSEMLSRLAGIRSTWKFEDQKTFDALKAVTRSLVADKCHKLGWEFSSSESFLEQRLKSLLFGSAASSDDETVVSAAKKMFADYVAGDKSAIYPDLRSSVFHCVASHGGETEFNQLFDIYKNPQSVDEKIVALRNMGAFRDAKILKKVLGLLMDGTVRTQDIYLPLIGMSRSKVGIETAFDWMTGNWDALCKMLPPGLSMLKSVVQICTAGFTKKEQYDKVKAFFDGKDTKGYDQGLAQALESIKSNAAWVKRDNADVEAWLKENKFLL; from the coding sequence ATGTATTCCCTTCAAAGTACATTGCGACATACTGATGTCTTGAATTTTGGTCTCGTGGCTAGAAGAACGGCTGCAGTTTGGCAGAGGCCAATAATTGCGGTAAATACTGTTTCACGCTCGCAATTTCCTCATAGTGTGAGGGGAGGCTCGAAATTTTACTCCACGTCGATTTACGCGTCGAGGAAGGCGTCACGCTTTTTTGCCCCACTTCCTTATCAGTGCGAAGCCCTTTGCGGCAACGGCTGTTTTAGCAGCTCCAAGAATTTTCATATCAAGAATCTCGCCGTCCGCAAGTTGGGCTCTCTTGTGGCAAAGAACAATTCCAcacaaatttatcatctcGCCAACACCTTGAACActtcttttcactttctacccaagaaaaataaagtatcGTTCAGTATCGTTCAAATTGATCAGCAAAGAGAATTATCCAGCATTGCGAAAATGAGCGCCACTAAGAAAGCTGATGATTCAGGCAGACAGGTCTTGCCTAAGAATGTGAAGCCAATTGAATACACACTCAAGTTGGAGCCTAATTTTGAgactttcaaatttgatgGTGATGAATTGCTTGAATTGGAAGTTGTTGAAGATTCGGATTTCATTAGCTTGAATACTTTGGAGATTGATATCAAAGAGACCACATTGCTTACTGCCTCTGGTAAAGAGATCAAGCCTGAGTCTGTTAAGGAAGATAAGGAAGAGCAATACACCACTTTCAAATTCTCTCCAGCATCATCACTCAAGAAGGGTGACCATGTCAAGTTGAGCATCAAATTTGTTGGCGAATTGAATGACAAGATGGCAGGCTTCTATAGGTCAACATACGAGGAAGATGGTAAGACCAAGTATCTTGCTACCACCCAGATGGAGGCCACTGATTGCAGAAGAGCATTTCCATGTATTGATGAGCCAAATCAGAAGGCTAAGTTTAGTATCACACTTGTTGGTGACAAGAATCTCACCTATTTGTCCAACATGGATATTAAGGAAGAGCATTCTGTTAGTGAGACGAAGAAGGAGGTTGTGTTTAACACCACCCCAAAAATGTCAACTTATTTGGTTGCGTTCATTGTTGGTGATCTCCGGTCCGTTGAATCTGAATACAAGTTTAGAGACGTTCCCGTTAAAGTTTATACCACTCCAGGTTATGAAACAAAAGGCCAATATGCAGCCGAATTGGCAGCACATGCTTTGGAATACTATGAGCAGTGCTTTGGTATTAAATACCCGCTTCCTAAGATGGATATGGTTGGTATCCATGACTTCACTGCCGGTGCCATGGAGAATTGGGGTCTTGTGACTTACAGAATGGTTGATTTGTTATACGAAAAGGGAAAATCGACAACTGATATTAAATTTAGAGTTGCCGAGGTTGTCGACCATGAGTTAGCACATCAATGGTTTGGTAACTACTGTACTCTTGATTTCTGGGACTCACTTTGGTTGAATGAATCGTTTGCTACGTACATGTCCTGGAAATGTTGTGACCACTTCCACCCTGAATGGAATGTCTGGGATAATTTTGTTGGAGAGTCACTTCAATATGCACTTGGAATGGACAGTTTGAAGTCATCCCACCCAATTGAGGTCCCTGTGAAACGTGCTGATGAAATTAATCAAATTTTCGATGCCATCTCATACGAAAAGGGATCCGCAGTGTTAAGAATGTTGGCCAATTGGCTAGGTGATGATACATTCATTAAAGGTGTGTCCTTGTACTTGACCAGACATGCATGGTCCAATGCAAAGACTAGCGCTCTTTGGGCTGCTCTTTCTGAAGTTTCCGGTAAAGATGTTGAGGGTACTATGAAGATTTGGACAGAAAGTGTTGGATACCCTCTCGTTACAGTTAAAGAAGCAGATGGAAAAGTTTCTATTGAGCAGCATAGGTTCCTTAGAACTGGTGACGTTAAGCCGGAGGATgataaaacattatttccaatatttgttGGCTTGAAGACGGAAAATGGTCTCGATGAGTCTATTATTCTAAACCAGAGATCTGAAAAGCTTCAAGTGGATGCTGGTTCCTTCTTCAAGATTAACGGCAATTCAAATGGTGTTTATCGTGTTAACTATGAGCCAGAAAGATGGGCCAAGTTGGGAGACTCTGCCTCAAAGCTTTCTGTGGAAGATAGAATTGGACTTGTTGCTGATGCTGGTGCTTTGTCCACTCCGGGATACAGTAAAACATCAAACCTACTTTCTTTGGTTTCAGGTTGGAAGTCTGAGCCATCTTACTTTGTCTGGAGTGAGATGCTTTCCAGATTGGCCGGCATTAGAAGTACATGGAAGTTTGAAGACCAAAAGACCTTTGATGCACTTAAGGCAGTTACTCGGAGCTTAGTTGCTGATAAATGTCACAAATTGGGATGGGAGTTCAGTAGTAGTGAATCATTCTTGGAGCAAAGACTTAAGAGTCTCTTGTTTGGTTCTGCTGCTTCGtcagatgatgaaactgTTGTCTCTGCCGCAAAGAAGATGTTCGCAGACTACGTTGCTGGAGACAAGAGTGCTATTTATCCTGATTTGAGATCATCTGTCTTCCATTGTGTGGCTTCTCATGGTGGTGAAACTGAGTTCAACCAGCTCTTCGATATCTACAAGAATCCACAATCTGTTGATGAGAAGATTGTGGCCCTTAGAAACATGGGTGCCTTCCGTGATGCTAAGATCTTGAAGAAGGTTCTTGGCTTGTTGATGGATGGAACGGTTAGAACCCAGGATATTTATCTTCCACTTATTGGCATGAGTAGAAGCAAGGTCGGAATTGAAACAGCATTTGACTGGATGACTGGCAACTGGGATGCATTGTGCAAAATGTTGCCACCTGGACTTTCGATGCTTAAGTCGGTTGTTCAAATTTGCACCGCCGGTTTCACCAAAAAAGAGCAGTACGATAAGGTGAAAGCCTTCTTTGATGGTAAGGACACTAAGGGTTATGATCAGGGTCTTGCCCAAGCATTAGAATCTATCAAGAGTAATGCTGCCTGGGTTAAGAGAGATAACGCTGATGTTGAAGCCTGGTTgaaggaaaacaaattcTTGCTTTAA
- a CDS encoding uncharacterized protein (BUSCO:EOG09261M4S) has protein sequence MSTNKPDNDKLYDIIIIGAGVVGPCIARCMARQGRKVLIAEREWSCPNRIVGELMQPSGLKALKQLGMIKAINNIEANEVDGYYIEFNGKEVSIDYPSKNVESALDTTPVPKAIQKGDEDKVGTDSTIDAKKWEECPHVKGASFRHGQFLTNLRNLCLSEPNVTKLDGSVTGVIKNDKDCVCGITVANQGSFKGRLVINCDGIYSKFRKELDEDFVPKVGSYFIGLELKDAKLPKPHFGHVLLGEHAPVLIYQMDPHSSRMLCAYRSKTLPKRSEVLNYLRTRVLPQLPKCVKPSFEEALNQKGQDIYRAMPNQYLPARLNDVPGFVCIGDSLNMRHPLTGGGMTVGLNDAVMFCKMLSDLSNEQLGHEEIVLERLIDFHTERKHLDAVINALSLALYTLFAADNKYLQILQRGVFAYFLRGGVYVGQPIGLLSGLIPSIWVLFSNFFAVAFYACRLNFAARGIVGFPLALYENIVVLFTAAHVFLPILFGEIFT, from the coding sequence ATGTCGACAAACAAGCCAGATAACGACAAATTATAcgatatcatcattattgGTGCCGGTGTGGTCGGACCGTGTATCGCCAGATGTATGGCAAGACAAGGAAGAAAGGTTTTAATCGCTGAGAGAGAATGGAGTTGCCCAAACCGTATTGTTGGTGAGTTGATGCAGCCATCTGGTCTTAAAGCTTTGAAACAGCTTGGTATGATCAAGGCTATCAACAACATTGAGGCCAACGAAGTTGATGGTTATTATATTGAATTCAACGGAAAAGAAGTTTCCATCGATTACCCAAGCAAGAACGTTGAGTCGGCTCTTGACACTACACCTGTTCCAAAAGCCATTCAAAAAGGTGATGAGGACAAGGTTGGCACTGATTCTACCATTGATGCTAAGAAGTGGGAAGAGTGCCCACACGTTAAGGGTGCATCTTTCCGTCACGGCCAGTTTTTGACTAATCTCAGAAATCTCTGTTTGAGCGAGCCAAATGTGACTAAGTTGGACGGTAGTGTCACTGGGGTCATCAAGAATGATAAGGATTGCGTCTGTGGTATTACTGTCGCTAATCAAGGCTCTTTCAAGGGTAGATTGGTCATTAACTGTGATGGTATCTACTCCAAGTTCAGAAAAGAATTAGACGAGGACTTTGTTCCTAAGGTTGGTTCGTACTTCATTGGATTGGAGTTGAAGGATGCCAAATTGCCAAAGCCACACTTTGGACATGTTCTCTTGGGTGAACATGCTCCAGTCTTAATTTACCAGATGGACCCTCACAGCAGCAGAATGCTTTGCGCTTACAGATCGAAGACCTTGCCTAAGAGAAGCGAGGTGTTAAATTACCTGCGTACTCGGGTTCTTCCTCAGTTGCCAAAGTGTGTGAAGCCAAGTTTTGAGGAGGCTCTCAACCAGAAGGGTCAGGATATTTATAGGGCTATGCCTAACCAATACTTGCCTGCTCGTTTGAACGATGTTCCAGGCTTTGTCTGTATTGGTGACTCTCTTAACATGAGACATCCATTGACCGGTGGTGGTATGACCGTTGGTCTTAATGATGCTGTCATGTTCTGTAAGATGTTGTCCGACCTGAGTAACGAGCAATTAGGCCACGAGGAGATCGTTTTGGAGAGATTGATTGACTTCCATACCGAAAGGAAGCATTTGGATGCCGTTATCAATGCCCTTTCGCTTGCGTTGTACACCTTGTTTGCTGCTGATAACAAGTACTTGCAGATTTTGCAAAGAGGTGTTTTTGCTTATTTCTTGAGAGGTGGCGTTTACGTCGGTCAGCCAATCGGATTGTTAAGTGGTTTGATTCCAAGCATCTGGGTCTTGTTCAGCAACTTCTTTGCCGTTGCTTTCTATGCTTGCCGTCTAAACTTTGCTGCTAGAGGTATTGTGGGTTTCCCATTGGCACTTTACGAAAACATTGTTGTTTTGTTCACAGCAGCTCACGTTTTCCTACCTATTCTCTTCGGCGAGATCTTTACTTAA
- a CDS encoding uncharacterized protein (BUSCO:EOG09264PI4) → MANNPYDGLPENWTIRISRTHNREYYYNTDTKKSQWIPPEGTNESQLEAYLDKDLHRPSKVRVSHILVKHKDSRRPSSWKEDNITRTKDEAIDILKDYRERIENGEETFEDIAKESSDCNSHSKGGDLGYFGHGEMQPSFERASFALQVGDISDIVESESGVHLIKRTG, encoded by the exons ATG GCAAATAACCCATACGATGGATTGCCAGAAAACTGGACCATCAGAATTTCTAGAACGCACAACCGTGAGTATTACTACAACACGGATACAAAAAAGTCTCAATGGATACCTCCAGAAGGCACAAATGAAAGTCAATTAGAAGCCTACTTGGATAAGGACTTACATCGGCCATCCAAAGTTAGGGTGAGTCATATATTGGTGAAGCATAAGGATTCGAGAAGGCCATCGTCGTGGAAGGAGGATAATATAACGAGAACAAAAGATGAGGCaattgatattttgaagGATTACAGGGAGAGAATTGAAAATGGGGAGGAGACATTTGAAGATATAGCTAAAGAGTCGAGTGATTGCAATTCGCATTCTAAAGGTGGCGATCTTGGATATTTTGGACACGGAGAAATGCAGCCAAGTTTTGAGCGTGCAAGTTTCGCTTTGCAAGTAGGAGATATAAGTGATATTGTGGAAAGTGAGAGTGGTGTTCATCTTATTAAAAGGACAGGTTAG
- a CDS encoding uncharacterized protein (SECRETED:SignalP(1-15)), which translates to MQLSSILLFSAASLAAQIESYPKLDDGTTIETFPLYHAEDQIALECSKRQIDTGEHFFNEKGDIIYIPFMDCQETKKPLELKYNVDEQIACTVKFEDRLYHLFQLYLHQDAPFTCRIPVRPDSGLYIPLDIQVRGNIMESHFDLDPNIAIQMFTDGDGTIISSTSFSTSVNTTRIIIGDTVKLNFNVIWTSLKKIVPEIPEQAQTTQSKLEQQKYITSYTLPDRRNQKVLYFFTAVIGALIGSVVTTVFLYKRLNRKLLQSYSDKLE; encoded by the coding sequence ATGCAGCTATCGAGTATTCTTCTATTTAGCGCAGCATCTTTGGCAGCACAAATAGAGTCATATCCAAAGTTAGACGACGGCACGACTATTGAAACATTTCCGTTGTATCATGCTGAGGATCAGATAGCGTTGGAATGTAGTAAAAGACAGATTGATACCGGTGAACATTTTTTCAATGAGAAAGGTGATATAATCTATATACCTTTTATGGATTGCCAGGAAACGAAAAAACCACTTGAGCTGAAATATAACGTTGACGAGCAAATTGCATGCACAGTTAAGTTTGAAGACAGATTATACCACCTTTTTCAGTTATATTTACATCAAGATGCACCATTCACATGCCGGATTCCTGTTCGGCCTGACTCAGGTCTTTATATTCCATTGGACATTCAAGTGAGAGGGAACATCATGGAGTCACACTTCGATCTTGATCCAAACATTGCAATTCAGATGTTCACCGATGGAGATGGTACTATCATCTCTTCTACGAGTTTCTCTACATCAGTTAATACCACCAGAATCATAATCGGGGATACTGTCAAACTTAACTTTAATGTTATCTGGACTTCACTGAAAAAGATAGTCCCAGAGATCCCCGAACAAGCACAAACAACACAAAGTAAGTTGGAGCAACAGAAATATATAACTAGTTACACATTACCGGATagaagaaatcaaaaagttttgtatttctttaCTGCAGTGATCGGTGCATTAATAGGTTCAGTTGTTACTACAGTCTTTTTGTATAAGAGACTTAATCGCAAGCTACTCCAGAGCTATAGCGATAAATTGGAATAA